From a region of the Tursiops truncatus isolate mTurTru1 chromosome 2, mTurTru1.mat.Y, whole genome shotgun sequence genome:
- the ARRDC4 gene encoding arrestin domain-containing protein 4 isoform X4, translating into MVGCWFFTSGPVSLSAKIERKGYCNGEAIPIYAEIENCSSRLIVPKAAIFQTQTYLASGKTKTVRLMVAHVRGNHIASGSTDTWNGKTLKIPPVTPSILDCCIIRVDYSLAVYIHIPGAKKLMLELPVVIGTVPYNGFGSRNSSIASQFFMDMSWLTLTLPEQPEAPPNYADVVSEEELSRHVPPYPQPPNCEGESCCPMFACIQEFRFQPPPLYSEVDPHPSDVEETQPVSFIL; encoded by the exons ATGGTTGGCTGTTGGTTTTTCACTTCTGGTCCAGTCTCACTGAGTGCCAAAATTGAAAGAAAGGGATACTGTAATG gaGAAGCTATTCCAATCTATGCAGAAATAGAGAATTGTTCCTCTCGTCTGATTGTTCCCAAAGCTGCCATTTTCCAGACGCAGACTTACCTGGCCAGTGGGAAAACGAAGACCGTGCGGCTCATGGTGGCCCACGTGCGCGGGAACCACATCGCCTCCGGGAGCACCGACACCTGGAACGGGAAGACCCTCAAGATCCCGCCTGTGACGCCATCCATCCTGGACTGCTGCATCATCCGAGTGGACTACTCCTTAGCT GTGTATATTCACATTCCCGGTGCTAAAAAATTGATGCTTGAGCTGCCCGTAGTGATTGGCACGGTTCCATACAATGGTTTTGGCAGCAGAAACTCCAGCATTGCCAGCCAGTTTTTTATGGATATGAGCTGGTTGACGCTGACTCTGCCAGAACAGCCTGAAG caccaccaaattaCGCAGACGTGGTGTCGGAGGAAGAATTATCTAGACACGTTCCTCCTTACCCTCAACCCCCTAACTGTGAGGGGGAGTCGTGCTGTCCTATGTTTGCCTGCATTCAGGAATTCAGATTTCAGCCTCCGCCTCTTTATTCAGag GTTGATCCACATCCTAGTGATGTAGAAGAGACCCAGCCTGTTTCCTTCATTCTCTGA
- the ARRDC4 gene encoding arrestin domain-containing protein 4 isoform X2, giving the protein MGGEGILLLQPGKHEFPFSFQLPSEPLVTSFSGKYGSIRYCVRAVLERPQAPDQSIKRELQVVSHIDVNTPALLTPVLKTQEKMVGCWFFTSGPVSLSAKIERKGYCNGEAIPIYAEIENCSSRLIVPKAAIFQTQTYLASGKTKTVRLMVAHVRGNHIASGSTDTWNGKTLKIPPVTPSILDCCIIRVDYSLAVYIHIPGAKKLMLELPVVIGTVPYNGFGSRNSSIASQFFMDMSWLTLTLPEQPEAPPNYADVVSEEELSRHVPPYPQPPNCEGESCCPMFACIQEFRFQPPPLYSEVDPHPSDVEETQPVSFIL; this is encoded by the exons GTGAAGGCATCCTCTTACTACAGCCTGGAAAACATGAATTTCCATTTAGCTTCCAACTTCCATCTGA ACCTTTGGTAACCTCATTCTCCGGGAAATATGGAAGTATTCGGTACTGTGTGAGAGCAGTTTTGGAACGACCCCAGGCACCTGATCAGAGCATTAAGCGGGAACTCCAGGTCGTCAGTCACATCGATGTCAACACACCAGCATTACTA ACCCCTGTATTGAAAACGCAAGAGAAAATGGTTGGCTGTTGGTTTTTCACTTCTGGTCCAGTCTCACTGAGTGCCAAAATTGAAAGAAAGGGATACTGTAATG gaGAAGCTATTCCAATCTATGCAGAAATAGAGAATTGTTCCTCTCGTCTGATTGTTCCCAAAGCTGCCATTTTCCAGACGCAGACTTACCTGGCCAGTGGGAAAACGAAGACCGTGCGGCTCATGGTGGCCCACGTGCGCGGGAACCACATCGCCTCCGGGAGCACCGACACCTGGAACGGGAAGACCCTCAAGATCCCGCCTGTGACGCCATCCATCCTGGACTGCTGCATCATCCGAGTGGACTACTCCTTAGCT GTGTATATTCACATTCCCGGTGCTAAAAAATTGATGCTTGAGCTGCCCGTAGTGATTGGCACGGTTCCATACAATGGTTTTGGCAGCAGAAACTCCAGCATTGCCAGCCAGTTTTTTATGGATATGAGCTGGTTGACGCTGACTCTGCCAGAACAGCCTGAAG caccaccaaattaCGCAGACGTGGTGTCGGAGGAAGAATTATCTAGACACGTTCCTCCTTACCCTCAACCCCCTAACTGTGAGGGGGAGTCGTGCTGTCCTATGTTTGCCTGCATTCAGGAATTCAGATTTCAGCCTCCGCCTCTTTATTCAGag GTTGATCCACATCCTAGTGATGTAGAAGAGACCCAGCCTGTTTCCTTCATTCTCTGA